A genomic window from Plasmodium malariae genome assembly, chromosome: 10 includes:
- the PmUG01_10041000 gene encoding RAP protein, putative yields the protein MGLLRPRERVIVNAIRRESRIKYKAKRMHKRFRSWAQQRVREYWLPMNVSLTSQVNLMDGQYISACVQKAATLRKHDFELWKSYSERILEIRETLTPQQVGYIFYGMGKSRFLNTDFYDHMLKYVGKNLNNFYSHPLMCIAWSLNRMLIRKEEFFNEFCKTVISKFDEIRIKDLIKINTSIGRLGIMDKNYKNFMNRHIINKLDTIFAQDFRNVVNDITIINLYDDEAKKYILTRFTNMFICARPQHYKSAYKSAVAVRVLYPHVWNSLSTKVKSFYVRLSMRRIHDSSRKPSDFQWEVSTCLARLGIAHRNTFLWGCYYIDIGEINEKRNCWFVDGPSCFYTSTNMYTEHIKLQHQILYDLGWNIRRIVWLDWLKLGNDINQKIEFVKTVREKEPLGKTLNHFPLLKPDEIKNKLRELKWYKICKDKEKAHAQEQEKIHLIL from the coding sequence ATGGGGCTGCTTCGACCCAGGGAAAGAGTAATAGTGAACGCGATAAGAAGGGAAAGCAGGATAAAGTACAAGGCAAAACGTATGCACAAAAGATTTCGGTCATGGGCGCAACAGAGAGTTCGAGAATATTGGTTACCTATGAATGTGTCCTTAACAAGTCAGGTAAATTTGATGGATGGTCAGTATATATCTGCATGTGTGCAAAAGGCAGCAACATTGAGAAAACATGATTTTGAATTATGGAAAAGCTATAGTGAAAGGATATTAGAAATACGTGAAACATTAACACCTCAACAAGTtggttatattttttatgggATGGGAAAAAGTCGATTTTTAAACACCGATTTTTATGACCACATGTTAAAATATGTgggaaaaaatttaaataatttttatagcCATCCATTAATGTGTATTGCATGGTCATTAAATAGGATGTTaataagaaaagaagaattttttaatgaattttgTAAAACTGTTATTTCCAAATTTGATGAAATCAGAATAaaagatttaataaaaataaatacgtCTATAGGTAGATTGGGTATAAtggataaaaattataaaaattttatgaacagacatataattaataaactGGATACAATATTTGCACAGGATTTTAGAAATGTAGTTAATGATATTactataattaatttatatgatgatgaagcgaagaaatatatattaacaagaTTCACTAACATGTTTATATGTGCAAGACCACAACACTATAAAAGTGCATACAAATCTGCTGTAGCAGTGAGGGTTTTATATCCACATGTATGGAATTCTTTATCAACTAAGGTAAAAAGTTTTTATGTTCGATTAAGTATGAGAAGGATACACGACAGTAGTAGAAAACCATCTGACTTTCAGTGGGAAGTTTCAACCTGTTTAGCTAGATTAGGTATAGCTCATAggaatacatttttatggggttgttattatatagatattGGGGAAATTAATGAGAAACGAAATTGTTGGTTCGTTGATGGTCCTTCTTGTTTCTATACATccacaaatatgtatacagaACATATTAAGTTACAACACCAAATTTTATATGACCTAGGATGGAATATTAGGAGGATTGTTTGGTTGGATTGGCTTAAACTAGGAAATGATATCAATCAAAAAATCGAATTCGTAAAAACTGTAAGAGAGAAGGAACCCTTAGGAAAAACACTTAATCATTTTCCTCTTCTCAAACCcgatgaaataaaaaataaattaagagaATTAAAGTGGTACAAAATTTGCAAAGATAAGGAAAAAGCCCATGCA